Within the Pseudomonas sp. SL4(2022) genome, the region AGTTGGCGGGCGACTTTATCAGCATCGTCCCAGTTTGGGAAGCTCCCAAACACACAAGCTCCAGTGCCGGTTAATCGAGTTGGAACAAATTTGTTCAACAAGATCAAAGCGTTACGAACTTCAGGGTAACGCTTCTGAACCACCGGCTGGCAGTCATTATGACCACCCCCCTCAAGAAGGCTGCGAACTTTAATGGGCGGCGTATCGCGTGTCAACTCAGGGTCGGAGAAAATTTCCGCAGTGCTGACAAGCACTTGCGGAATTGCCACGAGAAACCAGGGTTCGTTCAGCGTTACTGGCTGTAGCTTTTCACCAACGCCTTCGGCAAAGGCGGCGTGGCCACGCACGAATACAGGGACATCTGCCCCCAAGCTGAGTCCTAGCGCTGCCAGTTGGTCTTCGCTGCTGTGCAGTTGCCACAGGTGGTTTAGGCCGAGCAGGGTGGTGGCCGCATCCGAGCTGCCGCCACCAATGCCGCCGCCCATGGGCAGGCGTTTGTCGAGCCAGATGTCGGCGCCCAGTGTGCAGCCAGTTTGCTGCTGCAGCAGTCGGGCAGCACGAACGATCAGGTTGCTGTCATGGGGCACGCCGTCGATAGGGGTGTGCAGGCGGATTTCGCCGTCGTGGCGCAGGGTAAACCCCAGTTCGTCGCCAAACTCGAGAAACTGAAACAGCGTTTGCAGTTCGTGGTAACCATCAGGGCGCCGACCGAGGATATGCAGCATCAGGTTGAGCTTGGCCGGTGCCGGCAGAGTCAATTCGGCAGAGGTGGGTATGGCCAGGTTGCTCATTGACCGAGCTGGCGTGGTTGCCAGTCCTTGATCACCAGGGTGACCTGCAGGTCAACGCCGCTGAGCTTGATGCGTTCCGGCAGCCAAAAGCCATTTTGCTCGGTATAGCTGAGGTATTCGACGTACCAGCCATCCTGGCTCAGTTGTGCCAGGTGGCTCTGCTCGTCGAGGTTCAGGCGGCTTTTACTGTCCGGTGAGGGCAGGCCGCGAATCCACCAGAGCAAATGGGAGACTGGCAGGTTGAGGCCGAGCTGATCTTGCAGCAACTGTTCCGGTGAGGCGGCTTGATAGCGGCCCTGATTTGCCACTTCCAGGATGATTTCGCCTGGTCGGCCGGTGAGGCGAGCGGCGCCGCGACCGAGTGGCCCGGAGAGACGAATGTCGTAGTAATCTTGGCGTTGCAGCCAGAACAGCGTGCCGCTGCCGGAGTCCTTCGGTGCGCGGATGCCGACTTTGCCATTGATTTGCCAGGCATCCAGGCTGCTGATGCGCTGTTTGTGGGCCTGCCAGCTTTGTGCATTGCCCTGGCCTTGCAGCGCTTCTTTCGAGGTCAGGCCGGCGCAGCCTGCAAGTAAAGTGATCAGGCTGAAAACCAGCAGGTGGCGGACAAGCTTCACAGCGTCTCTGCTCCGGTCAGGCGCAGCAGGGTGCTGCGCAGAATGTCACTGTCGGGTTGCTGCCTCAGGGCTTCGCGCCAAAGTTTGCGCGCTTCCTTCTGCTTGCCCTGGGCCCATAGCACTTCGCCCAGGTGGGCGGCGACTTCGTGGTCGGGGAATTCCTGCATGGCCTTGCGCAGCAGGCGTTCGGCTTCATCTAAGTTGCCCAGGCGGTAGTTGACCCAGCCGAGGCTGTCGAGAATGGCTGGGTCGCCGGGGTTGAGCTGATGGGCCTGCTCGATCAGCTGTTTGGCCTCGGCATAGCGTGTGGTGCGGTCGGCCAGGGTGTAGCCCAGGGCGTTGAGGGCCATGGCGTTGTCGGGTTCGCGTTCCAGAATAAAGCGCAGATCCTCCTCCAAAAGGGTTAGGTCGCCGCGTTTTTCCGCCAGCATGGCGCGGGTGTAGAGCAGGTTGAGGTCTTCCGGGAACTGTTCCAGGGCCTGCTCGATGACTTGCCAGGCACGCTCACTGTTGCGTTGCTTGGACCAGGCCTCGGCCTCGATCAGGTGCAGCTGGATGGCGTAGTCGGGCTGGCTTTCGCGGGCGCGGCTAAGGCGTTCAGCGGCTTCGTCGCCACGCTGCTGTTTGAACAACAACTCGCTCTGGCGGGCCTGGGCTGGCAGGTAGTCGTTGCCCGGGCCGACCAGTGCGTACTCGATCAGCGCGCTAGGGATGTCGTCCAGTTCTTCGTAGGCGCGGGCCAGGTTGTAATGCGCGGCATCGCTGTGGCTGCCACGCTCGACGAGTTCTTCCAGGTAGACGATGGCTTCTTCCCAGGATTCGGCCTCCAGGCAGACCAGGGCCAGGGAGAAACGCAGGTCATCATCATTGGGGTATTGCTGCAGCAGTGAGGCGAATTCGCCCTTGGCATCGTTCAAGCGGTCTTGTGCAACCAGCTGGCGTGCATAGGTCAGGCGCAGGCGTTTGTCGTTAGGGTACTGTTCAAGGCCTTTTTCCAGCAGCGGCAGGGCGTCTTCATTGCGATCGAGGCTTTGCAGCAGGCGGGCATGCAGGAGGATTGATGCAATTGGGCGATTCTTGCTGGGTTGCTCTTCGAGCAGCTCCAAGGCTTCCTGTGGGCGGCCATCTTGTTGCAGCAGCAGGGCTTTGCCGAATTGCAGCTGGCTGTTGTCCGGATATTTCGCCTGCAGACGGTTGAAGCTTTGTAGCAGACCAGCGCGCGTATCCGGGTCGGTTTCGGCGGCAGACAGGGCAAGGAAGTCGAAGTGCGTATCGCCCTGACGCTGTAGCACCTGCTCCATGAATGTCATGGATTCGTCGTAACGGCCAGCGCGGGCCAGTTGTACGGCGGCGGCGCGCTGCGCGTCGATATTCTCGGGTGCAGTTTTGGCCCACAGCAGGCTGGTTTCCAGTGCAGGCTGCTCGGCTCCCAGGTACTCGGCAATGCGGAAGCCGCGTTCGGCGACACCGGCATCCTGGGTGGCCTTGGCCTGTTGGAGGTAGTTTTCCAGGGCGATATCAAAACGGTTGCGCTGGCCTGCCAGCTCTGCGGTCAACAGCGCCAGCAGGGCTTCCTGGCTGAATGCGCGATACACCTGCGGCTGCGTAGGCGTGGCAACAGTGGCTGGATCTTCCACGGGTGGCTTGCCATCCGGGGCAGAAGGGGCAAAGGTCTGGCAGCCACTTAAGAAGGCAGCGGCAGTCAGCAAGGCAAAGGATCTATTCATAAGAAGAGTATGTGGCCAACCTGCGGTCTGGGCATCATGACACAAGCGCTGGGGCAAGCCCATGGGCTGCCACGATCCTGGTGAGAGAGACAAAGCTGCCTATAGGGACAATAAGCCGCAGTGGTTGTTCTCGCATTGCCGAAGTAGGACAATTGCCGGCTTCCACTCCCTGTCAGCGATCGTGCATGGCCTTTATTGCCCTCGGTATCAACCACAAGACCGCCTCGGTGGATGTCCGCGAACGCGTGGCTTTCACTCCCGAGCAGTTGGTTGAGGCATTGCAGCAGCTCTGTCAGCGCACCAGCAGCCGTGAAGCGGCGATTCTGTCGACCTGCAATCGCAGCGAGTTGTATCTTGAACAGGATGACCTGGGCGCCGATGAGGTGCTGGCATGGCTGGCCAATTATCATCAGCTGAGCCTCGACGAGTTACGTGCCTGCGCCTATATCCATGCCGATGATCAAGCCGTGCGGCATATGATGCGCGTCGCGTCGGGGCTGGATTCCATGGTGCTGGGTGAGCCGCAGATTCTCGGGCAGATGAAGTCGGCGTTCGCTGTGGCCCGCGAGGCCGGCACCCTCGGCCCGCTGCTCGGGCGCTTGTTCCAGGCCACCTTCAGTACCGCCAAGACCGTGCGTACCGATACCGCGATTGGCGAAAACCCGGTTTCCGTGGCCTTCGCTGCCGTCAGCCTGGCCAAGCAGATCTTCGCCGACCTGCACCGCAGTCAGGCGTTGCTGATCGGCGCCGGCGAGACCATCAGCCTGGTTGCCCGCCATCTGCACGATCAGGGCATCAAGCGCATCGTGGTGGCCAACCGCACCCTGGAGCGCGCCAGCAGCCTGGCCGAACAGTTCGGCGCGCACGCCGTGCTGCTTTCGGAAATCCCCGATGAGTTGGTCAACAGCGATATCGTTATCAGCTCCACCGCCAGCCAGCTGCCAATTCTTGGCAAGGGCGCTGTCGAACGGGCGCTCAAGCAGCGCAAGCACAAGCCAATCTTCATGGTCGATATCGCCGTGCCGCGTGATATCGAGCCGGAAGTTGGTGAACTGGACGACGTCTATCTGTATACCGTCGATGACCTGCATGAGGTCATCGCAGAAAACCTCAAGAGCCGTCAGGGCGCGGCCCAGGCCGCCGAAGAGCTGGTCAGCGTTGGCGCTCAGGACTTTATGCAGCGCCTGCGTGAACTGGCGGCAGTGGATGTGCTCAAGGCCTATCGCCAGCAGGCCGAGCGCTTGCGTGACGAGGAATTGGGCAAGGCGCTGCGCCTGCTGAGCAATGGCAGCTCCGCCGAGGACGTGCTGGCGCAACTGGCCCGTGGTCTGACCAACAAACTGTTGCATGCGCCCAGCGTGCAGCTGAAGAAATTCTCTGCTGACGGCCGCGTCGATGCGCTGGGCGTGGCTCAAGAACTGTTTGCCCTCGACGAGGGCGTGCCGCCTGCCGCTACCCCTAACAGCTCGGCCCATCAATAAAGGTCTGCAATGAAAGCGTCACTGATCAACAAACTCGACCTGTTGCAGGATCGTTTCGAAGAGCTGACTGCCTTGCTCGGTGATGCTGACGTGATCAGCAATCAGCCGCAGTTTCGCGCCTATTCCAAGGAATACGCTGAGATTGAGCCGGTCTACCAGGCGTTCAGCGCCTTCCGTAAGGTGCAGGCAGATCTGGAAGGCGCCCAGGCGCTGCTCAAGGACAGCGACCCGGACATGCGTGAAATGGCCGAGGAAGAAGTCGCCGAAGCCAAGGCGCAATTGATCGAACTGGAAGCCACCTTGCAGCGCATGCTGCTGCCCAAAGACCCGAATGACGGCCGTAACGTGTTCCTCGAAGTGCGTGCCGGCACTGGTGGTGACGAGGCGGCGATCTTCTCCGGCGACCTGTTTCGCATGTATTCACGCTATGCCGAGAAGCAGGGCTGGCGCGTGGAAGTGCTGTCGGCCAGCGAAGGGGAGCATGGCGGCTATAAAGAAGTGATTGCCCGGGTTGAGGGCGACAACGTTTACGGCAAGCTCAAGTTCGAATCAGGCGCGCACCGCGTGCAACGTGTGCCGGAAACCGAATCTCAGGGCCGTATTCACACTTCGGCCTGTACCGTTGCGGTGTTGCCCGAGCCGGATGAGCAGATGGCTATCGACATCAACCCGGCGGACCTGCGTGTCGACACGTACCGCAGCTCCGGCGCGGGCGGTCAACACGTCAACACCACCGACTCGGCGATCCGCATCACCCACATTCCCACCGGTACCGTGGTGGAATGTCAGGAAGAGCGCTCGCAGCACAAGAACCGCGCCAAGGCTATGGCCTGGCTGGCGGCGAAACTCAAGGATCAGCAGGAAGCTGCCGCGCACAAGGAAATTTCCGACTCGCGCAAACTGCTGGTGGGCTCTGGTGACCGTTCCGAGCGCATTCGCACCTACAACTTCCCGCAGGGGAGGGTGACCGATCACCGCATCAACCTGACCCTGTATTCGCTGAACGAAGTGATTGCCGGCGGCGTCGAAGCGATTATCGAGCCACTGCTGGTCGAATATCAGGCTGATCAGTTGGCCGCGCTGGGCGATTGAGTGCTGTGGTGCGCACGGCGCACCCTACGCCGTACGCCACATAGGGTGGATGAGGATTTTTATCCAGCAGAAGCTTGCGGTGGATCGATAAAGCGCGAGCCGCCCCACGAGAACACTATGGTCACCATCGAATCCCTGCTCAATCACGCCGACCTGCCCGACTCGCCCACCCCACGGCTGGACGCCGAGTTGTTGCTCGCCCACGTCCTGGGAAAATCGCGCAGTTACCTGCATACCTGGCCGGAGCGCGCACTTGAGGCCGAGCAGATTGAGCGTTATCAGGCCGCGCTCGTTCGGCGTCAGGCCGGCGAGCCGGTGGCCTATATCCTTGGCCAGCAAGGCTTCTGGAGCCTGGAGTTGGAGGTTGCCCCGCATACCCTGATCCCAAGGCCGGATACCGAGTTGTTGGTGGAGACCGTGCTCGCGCTGCTGCCGGCCACACCGGCTGCGCTGCTTGATCTGGGCACCGGCACCGGTGCGATTGCCCTGGCGTTGGCCAGTGAGCGCCCGGCTTGGCGATTGACCGGTGTGGACCGTGTGCTTGAGGTGGTCGCCCTGGCTGAACGCAACCGCGCACGCCTTAAACTGGCCAATGCCAATTTTGTGCAGAGCCACTGGTTTAGTGCCCTGTCAGGCCAGCGCTATCAGTTGATTGTCAGCAATCCGCCCTATATCGCCGCCGATGACCGTCACCTGGCCGAAGGCGATGTGCGCTTCGAACCAAGCAGCGCACTGGTCGCCGGTGTGGATGGGTTGGACGATATTCGCCTGATCATCCAGCAGGCTCCGGGCTCTCTTGAACCCGGTGGTTGGTTGCTGTTGGAGCATGGCTTCGATCAGGCTGCGGCGGTACGTGAGCTGCTTAGCGCGCGTGGGTTTAGCGCTGTGGAAAGCCGGCGTGACTTGGGCGGCCATGAGCGTATCAGTCTGGGACGTTTCGAGAATGAGTGATGCCATGAGCCCGCATGACATGCTGAATGACGAGGAACTGCTGCGCTACAGCCGGCAGATCTTGTTGCAACAGATCGATATCGCCGGCCAGCTGCGCCTGAAAAACAGCCGCGTGCTGATCATCGGTCTCGGTGGTCTGGGTTCGCCGGTGGCACTGTATCTGGCGGCTGCGGGTGTCGGAGAGTTGCATCTGGCGGACTTCGATACGGTCGACCTGACCAATCTGCAACGGCAGATCGCCCACGACACCGCGAGCATCGGTCTGAGCAAGGTCGATTCGGCGAGCCAGCGTCTGTTGGCGATCAACCCACAGCTGCGCTTGCACACCCATCGCCAGGGTTTGGACTGCGATTCTCTGGCGGCTGCGGTTGCAGCGGTGCACCTGGTGCTGGATTGCTCGGACAACTTCAACACCCGCGAGGCGGTCAACGCCGCCTGTGTTGCGGCCAAGGTGCCGCTGGTCAGCGGTGCGGCGATCCGCCTGGAGGGCCAGCTGTCGGTGTTTGATCCGCGTTGTGACGACAGCCCGTGCTACCACTGCATTTACGGCCACGGCAGCGAAGCGGAGCTGACCTGCAGCGAAGCCGGTGTGGTCGGCCCGCTGGTCGGTGTGGTCGGCAGCCTGCAGGCGCTGGAGGCGCTGAAGCTGCTGGCGCAGTTCGGTGAGCCGCTGGTGGGGCGTTTGCTGCTGATTGATGCCCTTGGCAGCCGTTTCCGCGAGCTGCGGGTCAAACGTGATCCGGGCTGTAGCGTGTGTGGAGTGACCAGCGGTGAGT harbors:
- the ispE gene encoding 4-(cytidine 5'-diphospho)-2-C-methyl-D-erythritol kinase, with product MSNLAIPTSAELTLPAPAKLNLMLHILGRRPDGYHELQTLFQFLEFGDELGFTLRHDGEIRLHTPIDGVPHDSNLIVRAARLLQQQTGCTLGADIWLDKRLPMGGGIGGGSSDAATTLLGLNHLWQLHSSEDQLAALGLSLGADVPVFVRGHAAFAEGVGEKLQPVTLNEPWFLVAIPQVLVSTAEIFSDPELTRDTPPIKVRSLLEGGGHNDCQPVVQKRYPEVRNALILLNKFVPTRLTGTGACVFGSFPNWDDADKVARQLPGTLPSFIAQGRNISMLHRKLETLVRK
- the prmC gene encoding peptide chain release factor N(5)-glutamine methyltransferase encodes the protein MVTIESLLNHADLPDSPTPRLDAELLLAHVLGKSRSYLHTWPERALEAEQIERYQAALVRRQAGEPVAYILGQQGFWSLELEVAPHTLIPRPDTELLVETVLALLPATPAALLDLGTGTGAIALALASERPAWRLTGVDRVLEVVALAERNRARLKLANANFVQSHWFSALSGQRYQLIVSNPPYIAADDRHLAEGDVRFEPSSALVAGVDGLDDIRLIIQQAPGSLEPGGWLLLEHGFDQAAAVRELLSARGFSAVESRRDLGGHERISLGRFENE
- the prfA gene encoding peptide chain release factor 1; protein product: MKASLINKLDLLQDRFEELTALLGDADVISNQPQFRAYSKEYAEIEPVYQAFSAFRKVQADLEGAQALLKDSDPDMREMAEEEVAEAKAQLIELEATLQRMLLPKDPNDGRNVFLEVRAGTGGDEAAIFSGDLFRMYSRYAEKQGWRVEVLSASEGEHGGYKEVIARVEGDNVYGKLKFESGAHRVQRVPETESQGRIHTSACTVAVLPEPDEQMAIDINPADLRVDTYRSSGAGGQHVNTTDSAIRITHIPTGTVVECQEERSQHKNRAKAMAWLAAKLKDQQEAAAHKEISDSRKLLVGSGDRSERIRTYNFPQGRVTDHRINLTLYSLNEVIAGGVEAIIEPLLVEYQADQLAALGD
- the lolB gene encoding lipoprotein insertase outer membrane protein LolB, encoding MKLVRHLLVFSLITLLAGCAGLTSKEALQGQGNAQSWQAHKQRISSLDAWQINGKVGIRAPKDSGSGTLFWLQRQDYYDIRLSGPLGRGAARLTGRPGEIILEVANQGRYQAASPEQLLQDQLGLNLPVSHLLWWIRGLPSPDSKSRLNLDEQSHLAQLSQDGWYVEYLSYTEQNGFWLPERIKLSGVDLQVTLVIKDWQPRQLGQ
- a CDS encoding tetratricopeptide repeat protein, with product MNRSFALLTAAAFLSGCQTFAPSAPDGKPPVEDPATVATPTQPQVYRAFSQEALLALLTAELAGQRNRFDIALENYLQQAKATQDAGVAERGFRIAEYLGAEQPALETSLLWAKTAPENIDAQRAAAVQLARAGRYDESMTFMEQVLQRQGDTHFDFLALSAAETDPDTRAGLLQSFNRLQAKYPDNSQLQFGKALLLQQDGRPQEALELLEEQPSKNRPIASILLHARLLQSLDRNEDALPLLEKGLEQYPNDKRLRLTYARQLVAQDRLNDAKGEFASLLQQYPNDDDLRFSLALVCLEAESWEEAIVYLEELVERGSHSDAAHYNLARAYEELDDIPSALIEYALVGPGNDYLPAQARQSELLFKQQRGDEAAERLSRARESQPDYAIQLHLIEAEAWSKQRNSERAWQVIEQALEQFPEDLNLLYTRAMLAEKRGDLTLLEEDLRFILEREPDNAMALNALGYTLADRTTRYAEAKQLIEQAHQLNPGDPAILDSLGWVNYRLGNLDEAERLLRKAMQEFPDHEVAAHLGEVLWAQGKQKEARKLWREALRQQPDSDILRSTLLRLTGAETL
- a CDS encoding molybdopterin-synthase adenylyltransferase MoeB, encoding MLNDEELLRYSRQILLQQIDIAGQLRLKNSRVLIIGLGGLGSPVALYLAAAGVGELHLADFDTVDLTNLQRQIAHDTASIGLSKVDSASQRLLAINPQLRLHTHRQGLDCDSLAAAVAAVHLVLDCSDNFNTREAVNAACVAAKVPLVSGAAIRLEGQLSVFDPRCDDSPCYHCIYGHGSEAELTCSEAGVVGPLVGVVGSLQALEALKLLAQFGEPLVGRLLLIDALGSRFRELRVKRDPGCSVCGVTSGE
- the hemA gene encoding glutamyl-tRNA reductase, with the translated sequence MAFIALGINHKTASVDVRERVAFTPEQLVEALQQLCQRTSSREAAILSTCNRSELYLEQDDLGADEVLAWLANYHQLSLDELRACAYIHADDQAVRHMMRVASGLDSMVLGEPQILGQMKSAFAVAREAGTLGPLLGRLFQATFSTAKTVRTDTAIGENPVSVAFAAVSLAKQIFADLHRSQALLIGAGETISLVARHLHDQGIKRIVVANRTLERASSLAEQFGAHAVLLSEIPDELVNSDIVISSTASQLPILGKGAVERALKQRKHKPIFMVDIAVPRDIEPEVGELDDVYLYTVDDLHEVIAENLKSRQGAAQAAEELVSVGAQDFMQRLRELAAVDVLKAYRQQAERLRDEELGKALRLLSNGSSAEDVLAQLARGLTNKLLHAPSVQLKKFSADGRVDALGVAQELFALDEGVPPAATPNSSAHQ